The Pseudanabaena sp. ABRG5-3 genome includes the window TAGTAGCCGCAATTAACTGCCAATTCCAAACTAGCAGCAGCAACAAAAAAATCGCTAATAAAGCCCATACTGGCAATCCCTGCTCCCGTGAAAGTACACGAAAAAGCGATCGCATTAATTGCTGAGATTGCGAAGTCGTTGTTGAATTTGTATCTTGCTCTTGAAAGCGAAAGTCTTTAACCACTGTTTATCCCTAAGGACTCTAATAGCTACTTTACAGGATTTTAATCCCAAAAATATAGAGTATATAGAGTGAGTACCTACCACTCACTATTATCAACATTATTTTTTATTTGATGGGATTTCGACGAAAGCTTGTAAATTTTAAAATTCCAGAAGCAAAAGCCTTGCTTAGCAAGGCTTTTGCTTCTGGAATTTGACAGAGGGTTGGCTATGCAAAGCCTCTCTCAAAGCGAATTTAAAACTCGCTTTATTTAGCGGTCTTTTTGTACATGTTCTGGAGACTGAGTAGCCCCACACCACCTGTAACTAGAAATACTCCAAATAACTGAATCGGGCTTAGTTTATCTCCCAAAATTGTGAATGCTAAAAACGTGGTAAATACAGGTCCACTAGCACTCACAATCGAAGCCTGAGCTGCCCCCATTAACTTTGTACCAAAGCTGGTCAGTAAGTAGCCGCCCAAAGTAGTTAAAGCGATTAGGAAGCACATGAACACCAATGAGCCATTTAGGGAAATTGATGACAAAGTAAAAGGTATAGTCCCAATACATAGGAGCAAGATGATTGCAAAATTGATCGATGTAAATGAAACAGGATTCAGTTGTTTGAAACAAGCCTGTGAGGTGATGATATATCCTGCAAAAGCAATGCCTGAAATCATTGCAGCAATTACGCCCCATGTGTCAGGCTTATTTGCTCCGAAGATGTTGTAGGTTAGCATGATCCCCGCATAGATGATCCCAATCACAACCCAACGCTCTTTGCTGGGGCGATCGCCAAAGAGCAACCAAGCCATTAGTACCGTAACAGTTGGGAAAATGAAGAATAGGGTGACAGCAAGCCCAGGATTCAAAATGCCTAAAGCTACATAAATAAAGGCAAAGGAGGCAAACTGTAATAAAGCGCTAAAGGCAACTCGACGAAATAGCGATCGCCGAGTTGGATGGAGTAATTGTTGGAAATCGCGGAATACATCTACTCGAAATATTACTTTGGCTACCATCCACATAATTGGTGTGGCAAATGCCATTCTTAGCAGCAACAACATAAAAGAGTTGGGGACAGAAGCCTTAATCAATCCACCAAATTGAAAAAGCCCCAAAATATTTGAGTTTGAGAAAATTACCCTAACCAAAATATTTTGCAAGGATAAAACTACCGAAGCGCCCAATACCAGAACAAATCCAAACCACCAATCATTAAGACGTTTGGTTGGTTGCGCTAGGCTGGGGTCAGGGACTGGCGATTCAAAAGATTGAGTAGGCTCGTCAGTATAGGGGCGCGTGTCATTGGGGTTATATTGCCGAAATTGACTGCTACTGTTATTAAATGTAGGAACCTGAATTTGACTGTAATTACCATTGCCATTAGATCGGACAGGTTCTGTACTATTCACATTATTGCCGATCGCCCCCGCAAAACCAGATGTCCCTGTAAAGTTAATTGGTGGATTGCCCCCTACATTTCCTCCATAGCGATCGACTGAAGATCGTCGTAAATATTCATCAATTCTTTCTACAAGGGCAGACAGCATCAGTTCACCCTGTTGCCTTTGGGTATACATTCTCTGCATTTGATCATCGAGATCGCGCTGATAGGTATCTACATCTCGTTGCAAAGACTGAAATGTAGTACGGATCGCACTATCAAGGTTGAGCATTAGCTGCTCGAAGTTTTGCGAATGATCGCTGAGAACTTGGGAATTAGTAACAATCACATCATTTTTAAGATGATAGGTGATCGCTTGAGCAAGTTGCTCAATCCATTGCTGACGCTGGATTTCCTGTTGATTCATCCCCTGTTGAGCAACAGTTAACACCTCTAGCTCTTTACGTTGAGACTGGAGACGATGAATGTCATCGGTGAGAGCATTTTTTTGGGCTTGTAAAATTAAAATTTCACGACTGAGCTTGCCCAAGATATTTGCCCGCAGATCTGACAAGTCCTTGGTGACACCCGCAAGGGTCTGCTCGTAAGAACTACTACGAATATTATTGTTCTCCATTTAAGAAATCACCTCGTAACAATGCCATCTGAAATAACGCTAGGGACTATGGTTGGCACTAATTTTTTAATTGGCTTAACTTGGTTGCGTCTAGTTTGCGAACTTTATAACACTAATTTGAGCATCTGGCATATTTTGTTTTGTTCGTTGTTCAAGAAAATAGCCGCCAGACTTGGGGAATTAGCTAATCGCTAGCAGCCATATATCCACATAATATCGACATATTTAGAGGCTAGAGTTCAGCGATTTAATAGGGAACAGATTTTTTGTGGCATGGGCTTCGTCGTGGCACAAAAAATCTGTTCCTTATTTTCCTGCTTGTCCCTTAGCTCTTTTTTAGCTGACTATTGCCGTTGTTGGTAGTCCTAAAAAGGAAAGGATTTATATGGTAAGGATGGGCGGTGCAAAGCGCCGCCCATCCTTACCTATTAGCACTATTGCCGTTGCCAATGGGGTTTTATAGGCTTTGGCGATAATGTAAACTTATTTTAACTAAACACTTAATTAGTCATCATCACTGAATCCTGTTGTAACCAAAGCCAATGCAACCAACTGATCCGAAAAAATTTACTGAAAAAGCATGGGAAGCGATCGTCAAATCGCAAGAGGTCGCGAGACGATCGCAACATCAGCAACTCGAAGTTG containing:
- a CDS encoding DMT family transporter, coding for MENNNIRSSSYEQTLAGVTKDLSDLRANILGKLSREILILQAQKNALTDDIHRLQSQRKELEVLTVAQQGMNQQEIQRQQWIEQLAQAITYHLKNDVIVTNSQVLSDHSQNFEQLMLNLDSAIRTTFQSLQRDVDTYQRDLDDQMQRMYTQRQQGELMLSALVERIDEYLRRSSVDRYGGNVGGNPPINFTGTSGFAGAIGNNVNSTEPVRSNGNGNYSQIQVPTFNNSSSQFRQYNPNDTRPYTDEPTQSFESPVPDPSLAQPTKRLNDWWFGFVLVLGASVVLSLQNILVRVIFSNSNILGLFQFGGLIKASVPNSFMLLLLRMAFATPIMWMVAKVIFRVDVFRDFQQLLHPTRRSLFRRVAFSALLQFASFAFIYVALGILNPGLAVTLFFIFPTVTVLMAWLLFGDRPSKERWVVIGIIYAGIMLTYNIFGANKPDTWGVIAAMISGIAFAGYIITSQACFKQLNPVSFTSINFAIILLLCIGTIPFTLSSISLNGSLVFMCFLIALTTLGGYLLTSFGTKLMGAAQASIVSASGPVFTTFLAFTILGDKLSPIQLFGVFLVTGGVGLLSLQNMYKKTAK